One region of Bdellovibrio bacteriovorus genomic DNA includes:
- a CDS encoding redoxin domain-containing protein, whose product MKKLFAMLLVTCASSLAMAEAKIGSPAPDFSVVDATGKTHKLADYKGKYVVLEWYNKDCPYVRKHYDSKNMQKIQGDMTAKNIVWLSVISSAPGKQGHLAATDAVKNAQKEGSKASAILLDEKGVMGKAYGAKTTPHMYLIDPQGVLRYNGAIDSNDSADPKTIASSENYIVRAVASAEKGEKIAKETSKPYGCSVKY is encoded by the coding sequence ATGAAAAAACTGTTCGCAATGTTACTGGTTACATGTGCAAGTTCTTTGGCTATGGCCGAAGCCAAAATCGGTAGTCCCGCTCCTGATTTTTCTGTTGTCGATGCCACAGGAAAAACTCACAAGCTTGCTGATTACAAAGGGAAGTATGTTGTTCTTGAGTGGTATAACAAAGACTGCCCTTACGTGCGTAAACACTATGACAGCAAGAACATGCAAAAAATCCAAGGTGACATGACAGCTAAAAACATCGTGTGGTTGTCCGTGATTTCTTCAGCTCCAGGCAAACAAGGTCACTTGGCTGCGACAGATGCGGTGAAGAATGCTCAGAAGGAGGGCTCCAAAGCTTCGGCTATTCTTCTTGATGAAAAAGGAGTTATGGGAAAAGCTTACGGAGCAAAAACAACTCCGCACATGTACCTGATCGATCCTCAAGGTGTTCTTCGCTATAATGGCGCGATCGACAGCAATGATTCCGCAGATCCTAAAACGATTGCTTCGTCGGAAAACTACATCGTTCGTGCCGTGGCGAGCGCTGAAAAAGGCGAAAAGATCGCGAAAGAGACAAGCAAACCTTACGGTTGCAGCGTGAAATATTAA